DNA from Hwangdonia lutea:
TAATCGACCGAAAAATGAACCTAAAAGGTTTCGTAAAAGAGTGCCATAAAAAGGGAGTATTCAAGATGCTTTCTATTTATATTGTATCGAGCTGGGTAATTTTACAAGTGTTGGCATTAATTGCCTCGCCCCTCGGTCTTCCTGAAAAAAGTGTTACTTATCTTATTGTTATTTTGTTGCTGGGGTTTCCTATTTATATCTACTACGTATGGAAGTTCAGGCTTCTTAAACATGAAATACAACAAACCGAAGACCCTACAACGCCGTATAACAAAAGTGCGTTTCAAAAAATGTACTTTTCGTCTTTGTTTGTAATCATTTTACTTTCCGGTATTGCTATTACCCTCATTTTCAAAAATAATTTTAGTCAAAAAATAGCACTAAAAAAATTAAATGGTAACGATAAGATTGCTGTTTTAAATTTTGAAAACACGACCGGCAATACCGAATTAGACAATGTAGGCAGAATAGCGGCGAGGTATATTAGCCATGGCATTACTGAAAATGAAGTGGGTCAAGTTATTTCGTCAAAAATTGTTAGCGATTATACCAATGTTATAAAATCTCAAGCCGGCACATCCATCGACTTAAATAACCTTCTAAAAAACTACCTAAAGCCAGCTAAGGTTATTGAAGGCGCTTTTTACATGGAAAAAGATACGCTGTTTTTACAAGGCTCCATAAAAGATGGTTTAGTCGATAAAACACTAATTTCTTTTGAAACCATTAAGTGCGACCCCAATGCGCCTTTAGATTGTGCAGAAAAATTAAAACAAGATGTTCTCGGGTATTTATCGACCGAAGATCGGCAAGATGAGTCTGGTTATATACAGAAAAACAATAATCAAATCGCATCATATTACGAAGAAACACCACCTAATTACGAAGCTTATCAATATCTAATGAATGCATTGGATAATATTGAAAATGACAAAACCCACTTGGAATACTTAAACAAAGCCATTAAAGTTGATAAGGATTTTTTCGAGCCAAAAACCCATCTCATGGCTTACTATTACAACAAGGGTTTGTTTTCAATTACCGATTCTTTAATTAAAACCGTAGCAGCAAATTCCTCATTAAACGCACGGCAAAAAAATTGGCTTCTGTTCTATGAATCCATAATTACGGGGAAAAATGATAAAACATATCGCGCTATTAAAAAAGAATACGAGGTAGCGTCTTTGGATATGAACACCAACCAAACCACTATGACCATTGCGCTACAATATGTTAACAGACCCGAAGATGTTGATGCCATATACGATGAAATCCCAATGGACAACATGGTTTTAGAAAATTGTACGCGTTGTGGTTTTAGGTATTATGTAAAAGCACTTGCCGATGTTGAACTTGGCAAATACAATACGGTTATAAAAACATTGGCTCCGGTTACAAACATTATTGAGTCCAATTATTTAAAGCGCCCGTTAATTAGTGCTTATGTGAAATCCGGTAAGTTTTTGGAACTTGAAAAATACCTGTCGCACTATGCTTTAACGGCAACAAATCAAGCTATGGATTATTTGAATGTATTTACCGGAATACAGTTTTTAAATGCCAATAAAAAAGTTGAGGCAGACAGCTATTTTAATAAAGTTATTGCAAACAGTAACGCCACTACGGCTAAGCCCGATCTTGCAACAGCCTATTATTATATAGGTGATTTTAAAAATGCTGAAGACTTATATAAAACGCTCCATGAAGCTGAACCTAATAATATTGAATATATAGTTTTGTTGGCCATAAGTTTTTCTAAAAATGGGCAATTTGAAGCCGCCAAAACTCAAATTGAAAAACTAAACCGTTTAAAAACCGATTATCAGTTTGGAGCCATCGATTATGGTTGGGCGCAGTATTACGCATCCATGGGCGATAAAGACAAAGCCATAGCCTTTCTTAAAAAA
Protein-coding regions in this window:
- a CDS encoding TPR end-of-group domain-containing protein, with amino-acid sequence MNLKGFVKECHKKGVFKMLSIYIVSSWVILQVLALIASPLGLPEKSVTYLIVILLLGFPIYIYYVWKFRLLKHEIQQTEDPTTPYNKSAFQKMYFSSLFVIILLSGIAITLIFKNNFSQKIALKKLNGNDKIAVLNFENTTGNTELDNVGRIAARYISHGITENEVGQVISSKIVSDYTNVIKSQAGTSIDLNNLLKNYLKPAKVIEGAFYMEKDTLFLQGSIKDGLVDKTLISFETIKCDPNAPLDCAEKLKQDVLGYLSTEDRQDESGYIQKNNNQIASYYEETPPNYEAYQYLMNALDNIENDKTHLEYLNKAIKVDKDFFEPKTHLMAYYYNKGLFSITDSLIKTVAANSSLNARQKNWLLFYESIITGKNDKTYRAIKKEYEVASLDMNTNQTTMTIALQYVNRPEDVDAIYDEIPMDNMVLENCTRCGFRYYVKALADVELGKYNTVIKTLAPVTNIIESNYLKRPLISAYVKSGKFLELEKYLSHYALTATNQAMDYLNVFTGIQFLNANKKVEADSYFNKVIANSNATTAKPDLATAYYYIGDFKNAEDLYKTLHEAEPNNIEYIVLLAISFSKNGQFEAAKTQIEKLNRLKTDYQFGAIDYGWAQYYASMGDKDKAIAFLKKSVAQGFNYTPTTFQNDYHFKTIKDTPEFINQIMNFWKNISI